One part of the Vanessa tameamea isolate UH-Manoa-2023 chromosome 8, ilVanTame1 primary haplotype, whole genome shotgun sequence genome encodes these proteins:
- the LOC113399973 gene encoding uncharacterized WD repeat-containing protein alr3466-like: MDPQRKTAAGPMAPSSLKTARKSFAVCNTYIKNINPQKEIVTVHTSTPNVEHRSFHSEQNQIYQGEVNVLSIINTNKDIMCCKYTEDVKEVAAGFIDGTIRLFDCNTGDCTHTLIDDECRVYPGPVTAIKHRPISKAHPVTNMLLSCYVNGCIKCWKYKYEQCLYTIREKRQTLGLCYHPRYTKFVTFGDDAKLNMYDEEAQTQERSFYSSQRKNIVDGHTSRIFACVFNPKSHHELISGGWDDTILCWDDRQPYATRFFSGIHMCGEGLDFDKPGKQILTCSWQDKDSIQIWDYGSCKLIETIVPDIYQSKLYCGKMVPQTNLIVCGGSEPNILRVVDINMKVTECSIRNNPGSVYGFDFGTVRRKPSKVPDTYKKISEIQNTPRIVFVTGKRLQTVDFG, from the exons atggatCCACAAAGAAAAACAGCCGCTGGACCAATGGCCCCATCCAGTTTGAAAACAGCTCGAAAAAGTTTTGCAGTTTGCAATACctacattaaaaacataaatcctCAAAAAGAAATTGTAACAGTTCACACTAGCACCCCTAACGTTGAACATCGCTCATTCCATAGCGAACAAAACCAAATTTATCAAGGCGAAGTTAATGTGCTTTCAATAAT TAATActaataaagatattatgtgCTGTAAATACACTGAAGATGTCAAAGAAGTCGCAGCAGGGTTTATTGATGGAACAATAAGATTATTTGATTGTAATACTGGAGATTGTACGCATACACTAATAGATGACGAGTGTCGTGTTTATCCTGGTCCGGTAACGGCTATCAAGCACAGGCCAATTAGCAAGGCACATCCTGTTACTAACATGCTTTTGTCATGTT ATGTCAATGGGTGCATAAAATGTtggaaatataaatacgaaCAATGTTTATATACGATAAGAGAAAAACGGCAAACTTTAGGCTTGTGTTACCACCCACGTTACACCAAATTTGTTACATTCGGAGATGATGCTAAACttaatatgtatgacgaagaagCACAAACACAAGAAAGATCTTTTTATTCAAG tcaGCGAAAAAACATTGTGGACGGCCACACCTCAAGAATTTTCGCTTGTGTCTTTAACCCTAAATCGCATCACGAATTAATCTCTGGTGGTTGGGATGATACTATTCTTTGTTGGGATGACAGGCAACCTTATGCAACACGATTTTTTTCTGGTATACATATGTGTGGCGAAGGACTAGACTTTGATAAACCTGGAAAGcag ATTTTGACATGTTCTTGGCAAGATAAAGATAGTATTCAAATTTGGGACTATGGATCTTGCAAGCTTATAGAAACGATTGTACCCGATATTTACCAGTCGAAATTATATTGTGGCAAAATGGTACCacaaactaatttaattgtttgtgGTGGCTCTGAGCCTAATATATTGCGAGTCGTAGACATCAATATGAAAGTC acaGAGTGTTCAATACGCAATAATCCAGGAAGCGTGTATGGTTTTGACTTTGGAACAGTGAGAAGAAAACCAAGTAAAGTCCCAgacacttataaaaaaataagtgaaatACAAAATACGCCACGAATTGTTTTTGTAACTGGAAAAAGATTGCAAACGGTAGATTTTGGTTAA
- the LOC113399971 gene encoding TAR DNA-binding protein 43-like, giving the protein MSFEYLPVAEDENEEPIELPIEEDGTLMLTTVSAQFPGCCGLKYRHPETKTFRGIRLRDGRLYPPPEGWGNYLYICSFPKENKRKSGESSETSSIKSKRNDNLCSDLIVLGLPWKATEQTVREYFEKFGEVLMAQLKRDPKTGMSKGFAFIRFSSYTSQMRVLAQRHMIDGRWCDVRIPNSKEGSVTSMPCKVFVGRCTEDLTANDLREYFSQFGEVTDVFIPKPFRAFSFITFLDPEVAQSLCGQDHIIKGVSVNVSNASPKQNKSGSNQRNLPSRNYEEGHPHNASNNNSWSSRNMDMVNMQALGLSGQHGQTAVAGGGGQGQGGSMPLGMGGLPVNQALVAAALNQAAGWGLINNIPSGGSDQGAFAGPASSAPPAPPNFLSWMQQGNSAQGPSSQWGQRHQSQGHSV; this is encoded by the coding sequence ATGTCCTTCGAGTACTTGCCCGTGGCCGAAGATGAAAATGAAGAACCCATAGAACTTCCAATCGAAGAAGATGGAACGTTGATGTTAACAACAGTGTCTGCGCAATTTCCTGGATGTTGTGGTCTTAAATATCGGCATCCTGAGACTAAAACATTTAGAGGTATCAGATTAAGAGATGGCAGATTGTACCCTCCTCCAGAAGGTTGGGGTAATTACTTGTACATCTGTAGCTTTCCGAaggaaaataaacgaaaatcgGGTGAAAGTTCAGAAACTTCTTCAATCAAAAGTAAACGAAATGACAATCTTTGCTCTGATTTAATAGTTTTGGGCTTGCCATGGAAAGCTACTGAGCAAACTGTACGTGAGTACTTTGAGAAATTTGGCGAAGTTTTAATGGCACAATTAAAGCGCGATCCTAAAACTGGCATGTCAAAAGGTTTTGCGTTCATACGGTTTTCATCTTACACATCGCAAATGAGAGTATTAGCACAGAGACATATGATTGATGGGCGCTGGTGTGATGTACGGATACCCAATTCTAAAGAGGGTTCAGTAACATCAATGCCTTGCAAGGTTTTTGTCGGACGTTGCACTGAAGACTTAACAGCTAATGATTTGAGAGAATATTTCTCACAGTTTGGTGAAGTTACCGATGTTTTTATTCCAAAGCCCTTTAGAGCATTCAGTTTCATTACTTTTTTGGATCCTGAAGTCGCACAAAGTCTTTGTGGTCAAGACCACATTATAAAAGGAGTGTCTGTTAATGTGTCAAATGCATCacctaaacaaaataaaagtggatCAAATCAAAGAAACTTACCAAGCAGAAATTATGAAGAAGGACATCCACATAATGCATCTAATAACAACTCTTGGAGTAGCCGTAATATGGACATGGTTAACATGCAAGCTTTAGGCCTATCTGGACAACATGGTCAGACTGCAGTTGCTGGAGGTGGAGGTCAAGGACAAGGAGGTAGTATGCCCCTTGGCATGGGTGGTTTACCAGTAAATCAGGCACTAGTAGCAGCTGCATTAAATCAAGCAGCTGGTTGGGGTTTGATTAACAATATACCATCTGGAGGTTCAGATCAAGGTGCCTTTGCAGGACCAGCATCTTCAGCTCCACCTGCTCCCCCTAACTTTCTGTCATGGATGCAACAAGGTAATTCTGCACAGGGACCTTCTAGTCAGTGGGGACAAAGACATCAATCCCAAGGCCACTCCGTTTGA